The nucleotide sequence CGGCTGCGAACTTCAGCCAATACACCGGCTTTTTCACAGGAGCGCTTAAAACGACGCAGAGCTACGTCGAAGGGTTCGTTCTCTTTAACTTTGACGGCTGGCATCCAGGGCTTACCTTCTTTATTACCGGGGGTAACGTTACTCCTGGCAAATGGCGCTGGAGAACGTAGGTTTTTAAGGGTTGCGGATGTTACCGCCTCGTCGCGAGGAATGCAAAGCCTCTGATCGAAAAGCACTGGCCGGCGTGCAGTGGCGGCCTTTATCATGCGCGCCTTCAACGTTGCCCACTCTACTACAAGGCACTGCCCATGCTGGTTCTGGGATTGGAAACCTCTTGCGACGAAACCGGTGTCGCACTTTATGACAGCGAGCACGGTCTCTTGGCCGACGCACTGTTCAGCCAAATTGATCTGCACCGGGCATATGGCGGCGTTGTGCCGGAATTGGCCTCGCGTGATCACGTCAAACGCATGTTGCCGTTGATTCGTCAGGTGCTCAATGAGGCGGGCAAGGATAAATCCGCTATCGACGCCATTGCTTACACCGCAGGGCCCGGTTTAGTCGGCGCGCTGCTGGTGGGGGCGTCATGCGCCCAGGCATTAGCGTTTGCTTGGGACATCCCGGCGCTCGGGGTGCACCACATGGAGGGGCATTTACTGGCGCCAATGCTGGAAGAGCAGCCGCCGGTTTTCCCGTTTGTGGCGTTGTTGGTGTCTGGCGGGCATACCCAGTTGGTGCGTGTCGATGGCATCGGCCATTACCAGTTGTTGGGTGAGTCGCTTGACGATGCGGCCGGTGAGGCGTTCGACAAGACGGCTAAATTGATGGGCCTGCAATACCCGGGCGGGCCAGAAATTGCCAAGTTAGCGTTGAGTGGTATGCCGGGACGCTTCAAGTTCCCTCGGCCGATGACCGACCGACCGGGGCTTGAGTTCAGCTTCAGTGGGCTGAAGACCTCCACCCTGAATACTTGGCAGCAGTGCCAGGCGGCCGGTGACAACAGCGAGCAGACGCGCTGCGACATTGCCTTGGCGTTCCAGCAGGCGGTGGTCGATACCCTCACCATCAAGTGCAAGCGCGCGCTTGAACAAACTGGGTTGAATAATTTGGTCATCGCCGGCGGCGTAAGCGCTAATCAAGCGCTGCGCCAGTCGCTGGAGAAAATGCTCGCAGAGTTGCAGGGGGAGGTGTTTTACGCGCGCCCTGCGTTCTGCACCGACAATGGCGCGATGATCGCTTATGCCGGCTGCCAGCGCTTGCTGGCGGGGCAGCATGAGTGCTTGAGCATCAACGTGCAGGCGCGCTGGCCTATGGAGCAACTGCCGCCGCTATAAGCCGGTTGCAGGATGAGCCAGATTCACCTTGTTGAGTTAGAAATGCCGCTCACGGCCGGCGAATAGATCGCGTAAATTGCCGCGATGCCGCCAGACGATCAGTGCCGTGAGTGCACAGACGGGGAGGAGGGCAGCCGGTTGTTGCCAAGCCAGCAACGGTATCGTCAGCGGCGTAGCGATCAGAGCAGCCAACGAGCTGGTGCGGGTTAAACTGA is from Pseudomonas sp. TMP9 and encodes:
- the tsaD gene encoding tRNA (adenosine(37)-N6)-threonylcarbamoyltransferase complex transferase subunit TsaD, with protein sequence MLVLGLETSCDETGVALYDSEHGLLADALFSQIDLHRAYGGVVPELASRDHVKRMLPLIRQVLNEAGKDKSAIDAIAYTAGPGLVGALLVGASCAQALAFAWDIPALGVHHMEGHLLAPMLEEQPPVFPFVALLVSGGHTQLVRVDGIGHYQLLGESLDDAAGEAFDKTAKLMGLQYPGGPEIAKLALSGMPGRFKFPRPMTDRPGLEFSFSGLKTSTLNTWQQCQAAGDNSEQTRCDIALAFQQAVVDTLTIKCKRALEQTGLNNLVIAGGVSANQALRQSLEKMLAELQGEVFYARPAFCTDNGAMIAYAGCQRLLAGQHECLSINVQARWPMEQLPPL